The Dendropsophus ebraccatus isolate aDenEbr1 chromosome 3, aDenEbr1.pat, whole genome shotgun sequence genome includes a region encoding these proteins:
- the CER1 gene encoding cerberus translates to MLLQIVQLLIVSYVASHGEGRKADTRRISKYHSIIHQHHLRKEKDSTPSFVRSDKNIGKDEVISSIGRNNPEKNRVPKSKPQLEEKQKNAHGIHLRSMVGYSGTSGNLFGETRDVSEKNYGHSSWNHFIYKMNAASETLNYPVKTQEVQREVCKTLPFTQNITHENCDTAIIQNNLCFGKCNSLYVPNQKEQFNIYSQCLPFKFTMNHLKLNCTGSINVVKVIMMVEECKCVVRNSLGVNNNKVTSFFGHH, encoded by the exons ATGTTGCTGCAAATTGTTCAGCTCCTCATTGTGTCCTATGTTGCAAGTCATGGAGAAGGAAGAAAGGCAGACACAAGAAGAATATCCAAATATCATTCCATTATTCATCAGCATCACTTAAGAAAAGAGAAGGACAGCACTCCAAGTTTTGTGAGATCCGATAAAAATATAGGAAAGGATGAAGTCATATCAAGTATTGGCAGAAATAATCCAGAGAAAAACAGAGTTCCTAAATCAAAACCTCAActggaagaaaaacaaaaaaatgctcATGGTATTCATCTACGCAGTATGGTGGGCTACAGTGGAACTAGTGGAAACCTATTTGGTGAAACAAGAGATGTTTCTGAAAAGAATTATGGCCATAGCTCTTGGAACCATTTCATCTATAAGATGAACGCAGCCTCAGAAACTTTAAATTATCCAGTTAAAACACAAGAAGTTCAGAGAGAAGTCTGCAAGACCCTACCGTTCACCCAG AATATAACACATGAGAACTGTGACACAGCGATCATACAGAACAATCTGTGCTTTGGGAAATGTAATTCTCTTTATGTACCAAACCAAAAAGAACAGTTCAATATATATTCCCAATGTCTCCCTTTCAAATTTACCATGAACCACCTGAAACTGAACTGCACAGGATCTATTAATGTGGTTAAAGTTATAATGATGGTGGAAGAGTGCAAGTGTGTGGTTCGTAACAGTCTTGGAGTGAACAACAATAAGGTCACCAGTTTCTTTGGACATCATTGA